TAGTAGAAACTAATAGAAATTTATGGAAATTTGTTGTTTTCCACAATCAATTTCTACCTATTTCTATAAATTTCAATCTATTTCTATTATCTTATCTCCATATCATTCTTATCTCCTTATCCCCTTTTGGACACTTTTGATATATAGAAGGGGAAGATTGGATTTTTTTGAAAGTATAAAGTTAGTGAGGAAGATAATATTGGTAGAAAATCATCGACAACCATAGGAACGACATATTGATAGGAACCTTTAAAATATTATACATATCGTATTTAGAAAGGGTGGTGATTTAATTGGTTTCTCATAAAAAGATGGGACTGATTACTGGCAGAGGTAATTTACCTGTGATTTTAGCTCAACAAATAAAAAAACAAGATATTGAACTTGTTATCATTAGCCTGGTTAAAGATGAACAAAATGAACTGCAGGCAATTGCCAATAAATTCTATTCCTTTGAAATTGGTCAGATGCAGACAATAATTGAGACATTAATTCAAGAAGGCATAAAAGAGATTTTTATGATTGGTAAGGTTGATAAAGAAATAATCTTTGATAAATCAAAGTTAGACAATAGAGCAATTGGTCTATTGTCTAAATTAAAAGCCAGAGATGATAACGCCATTATGAAAGCAATAATAGATGAACTTGCAAATGATGGTCTTTTGGTTTTGGACCAAAGGCAATATCTGTCAGATTTATTAGCTCAAAAAGGCATATTAACCCAGATGCAACCAACACAAGAGCAATGGCTCGATATTGAATATGGTCTTTTGATGGCGAAAAGTATTGCCTCTCTAAACATTGGTCAGTCAGTTGTTGTCAAAGATAGAGTGGTTTTAGCTGTAGAGGCAATAGAAGGCACGGATGAGACAATTTTAAGGGCTGGTAGTTTTGGTCAAGAGGGATTAGTTGTGGCTAAAACATCTAAATCTGACCATGATTTTCGATTTGATATTCCCACGGTTGGTATTTCAACGATTAAAACAATGATTAAAGCAAAAGCAACGGTTTTAGCCCTGGAGTCAGAAAAGGTATTAATTGTCCATAAAGATGCGGTGATAAAAGAGGCAGATAAGGTTAAAATTGTCATTGCGGTCTTATAAAAAAATTGGTAACCGTTCACCGCAGAGACGCAGAGAAAAAAGTTACAAAAATTGTACACAAGTTGCGACTCTATTTTAGTAACATTTTAACCATCTGAAGTGAAATTCAAGTAATCAGTTATCGGTGATCAGGTTATCGGTAAAGGGAAAAGATTAATTGGTTGTTACCGATTACTGATTACCTGATTACCGATTACTTTAAATAATCACAATTTATACCCCACTGGAGTATAGTTACCTATTTTACATACTTCCTACCTCAACCTGCTTTACTACCCCAAATTTTTCACCTAATAATCT
This region of bacterium genomic DNA includes:
- the lpxI gene encoding UDP-2,3-diacylglucosamine diphosphatase LpxI (LpxI, functionally equivalent to LpxH, replaces it in LPS biosynthesis in a minority of bacteria.), whose translation is MVSHKKMGLITGRGNLPVILAQQIKKQDIELVIISLVKDEQNELQAIANKFYSFEIGQMQTIIETLIQEGIKEIFMIGKVDKEIIFDKSKLDNRAIGLLSKLKARDDNAIMKAIIDELANDGLLVLDQRQYLSDLLAQKGILTQMQPTQEQWLDIEYGLLMAKSIASLNIGQSVVVKDRVVLAVEAIEGTDETILRAGSFGQEGLVVAKTSKSDHDFRFDIPTVGISTIKTMIKAKATVLALESEKVLIVHKDAVIKEADKVKIVIAVL